In Dermatophilus congolensis, a genomic segment contains:
- the arc gene encoding proteasome ATPase, translating into MTGPTPDPGRPRTQPTPATAHEHSGHPKRLEHANAQLARRNEQLVEALNSARDALATLRERVAALDSPPQTHAVVTFARDVWADLVSNGRPIRACLAPGLEDRLHPGDEVLLNEELTVVARIDPDESPARHGDVMIVHELWDTDRLVVTARGEDRRVVRRAHQLQGVPLKPGDPVLIDSRAALALEPVPVLEVEDLTLEEVPDVSYDDIGGLSEEIDQIRDAIELPYLHPELYRDHQLRPPKGVLLYGPPGTGKTLIAKAVAASLARQSAQRDTTTTGASGTPGSYFLNVKGPELLNKFVGETERQIRVVFTKAKEHASDGIPVVVFFDEMEALFRARGSGISSDVETTIVPQLLAEIDGVEQLNNVIIIGASNREDMLDPAVMRPGRLDTKIRIGRPDATAAREIFSKYVVPSLPLGAEVLAEADGNRQVAVAHLIDTVVDFLYERSEEHRLCSLLFASGRKEEVYFADIVSGAMIANIVDRAKRLAIKQVLAGGDKGLTGEHLRQACAAEFRESGNVPGVASADEWWRVLDTRGERVVDVIPPVR; encoded by the coding sequence ATGACCGGACCAACTCCTGACCCAGGAAGACCACGAACCCAACCAACACCAGCCACGGCACACGAACACAGCGGCCACCCCAAGCGCCTGGAACACGCAAACGCTCAACTGGCGCGCCGCAACGAACAACTCGTCGAGGCCCTCAATTCAGCACGGGATGCACTAGCAACACTGCGAGAACGAGTCGCCGCGCTCGACTCACCTCCGCAAACCCACGCCGTGGTCACCTTCGCCCGCGACGTATGGGCCGACCTTGTCAGCAACGGTCGGCCCATACGGGCATGTCTAGCTCCAGGGCTAGAAGACCGACTCCACCCCGGCGATGAAGTGCTCCTCAACGAAGAACTCACCGTTGTAGCCCGCATCGACCCCGACGAGAGTCCTGCACGCCACGGAGACGTGATGATCGTGCACGAACTATGGGACACAGACCGACTCGTTGTCACCGCACGTGGCGAAGATCGACGCGTTGTGCGCCGAGCCCACCAATTACAAGGCGTACCACTCAAACCGGGCGACCCAGTCCTCATCGACAGCCGTGCTGCTCTTGCCCTCGAACCAGTACCCGTACTCGAAGTCGAAGATCTCACCCTCGAAGAAGTTCCTGACGTCTCCTATGACGACATCGGTGGGCTCTCTGAGGAAATCGATCAAATCCGGGACGCCATCGAACTGCCCTACCTGCATCCAGAGCTATACCGAGACCATCAACTACGCCCACCTAAAGGCGTACTGCTCTACGGTCCTCCCGGAACAGGGAAAACCCTGATCGCCAAAGCAGTTGCTGCTTCTTTGGCACGTCAAAGCGCTCAACGCGATACAACAACCACGGGCGCATCTGGCACGCCAGGCAGCTACTTCCTCAACGTCAAAGGGCCTGAGCTGCTCAATAAGTTTGTCGGAGAAACTGAACGACAAATCCGAGTAGTTTTCACCAAAGCTAAAGAACACGCCAGTGACGGGATCCCCGTGGTTGTGTTCTTTGATGAGATGGAAGCACTATTCCGCGCGCGGGGCTCGGGAATTTCATCCGATGTGGAAACCACGATTGTTCCCCAGCTGCTCGCTGAGATCGACGGTGTAGAACAGCTAAACAACGTGATCATCATCGGAGCAAGCAACCGTGAAGACATGCTCGACCCTGCAGTGATGCGGCCCGGTCGGTTGGACACAAAGATCCGGATTGGTCGCCCTGATGCCACGGCAGCACGGGAAATCTTCAGCAAATACGTGGTGCCCTCGCTGCCTTTGGGAGCAGAGGTGCTCGCTGAGGCTGACGGGAACCGACAGGTAGCAGTCGCGCATCTCATCGACACGGTGGTGGATTTCCTGTACGAGCGCAGCGAGGAACATCGCTTGTGTTCGCTTCTATTCGCTTCCGGACGTAAGGAAGAAGTTTATTTCGCTGACATTGTCTCTGGCGCGATGATCGCCAACATTGTTGACCGCGCTAAACGTTTAGCGATTAAGCAAGTCCTAGCCGGGGGAGACAAAGGACTCACGGGTGAGCATTTGCGGCAAGCATGTGCAGCCGAATTCCGTGAGAGCGGCAACGTTCCCGGTGTAGCTAGCGCAGATGAATGGTGGCGTGTGCTGGACACCAGAGGTGAACGAGTTGTGGATGTGATTCCACCAGTGCGGTAA
- a CDS encoding OsmC family protein — translation MSEANESDEAVSVYKETDGVFVAHNGRGGVIRLATAGDVDTWTPTELLQAALAGCAALSLEPLIDRHLGEGAEETVTVRGKYDCAQRRYDSFSTSVFITGENLDSRQRARVEQSAHRVVHSACRVERTLTHTPRLDLDVQVEP, via the coding sequence ATGAGTGAAGCGAACGAATCAGATGAAGCGGTCAGCGTCTACAAAGAGACTGACGGCGTTTTCGTTGCCCACAACGGTCGCGGTGGCGTTATTCGTCTCGCTACGGCAGGGGATGTAGATACGTGGACCCCTACGGAGCTGCTTCAGGCGGCGTTGGCTGGTTGTGCCGCATTGTCGCTGGAACCGTTGATAGATCGGCACCTGGGGGAGGGTGCTGAAGAAACAGTCACGGTGAGGGGGAAGTACGACTGCGCGCAGCGTCGGTATGACTCTTTTTCGACTTCGGTCTTTATTACTGGCGAAAACCTTGATTCCAGGCAGCGTGCTCGTGTGGAACAAAGCGCTCACCGAGTGGTGCACAGTGCTTGCCGGGTGGAACGCACGCTTACGCATACGCCACGGCTCGACCTGGACGTCCAGGTCGAGCCGTGA
- a CDS encoding DUF3054 domain-containing protein: MSTTSPLPHSTRLVRLPAAAIAAIDVVCIVAFAAIGRGNHGESLGLAAILGVATPFLIGLAAAWAVTYASKHAAPRTIRQGVLVWIVTLAGGMSVRSMSGGGTAVAFVIVSAIFLSLTLIGWRAVAARRSA; this comes from the coding sequence ATGAGCACCACATCCCCTCTGCCCCACTCAACGCGTCTAGTCCGCCTCCCCGCAGCAGCTATCGCCGCGATCGACGTTGTCTGCATTGTCGCTTTCGCAGCAATAGGACGCGGCAACCACGGAGAATCACTCGGACTGGCTGCGATCCTCGGCGTCGCAACCCCCTTCCTTATCGGTCTAGCCGCAGCCTGGGCAGTTACCTACGCCTCAAAACACGCCGCGCCCCGCACTATTCGCCAAGGCGTACTCGTATGGATCGTCACTCTCGCTGGCGGAATGTCCGTGCGATCCATGAGCGGCGGAGGCACCGCTGTTGCCTTCGTAATTGTTTCCGCGATCTTTTTGTCCTTGACACTCATCGGGTGGCGAGCCGTAGCAGCACGACGCTCCGCCTAA